One genomic region from Prunus persica cultivar Lovell chromosome G3, Prunus_persica_NCBIv2, whole genome shotgun sequence encodes:
- the LOC18782838 gene encoding probable LRR receptor-like serine/threonine-protein kinase At1g05700: protein MWRTLKHFLLFAVLQFGGFALNLMLLVHAQDQSGFISIDCGLEQSPGYTERTTGIYYISDSSLTDTGDSKSISLDYRDQYTRPFWFLRSFPQGTRNCYSIRLTGGDKYLIRASFVYGNYDSQKGNLPEFELHLGATLWDSVAFSNASSITIKELLHTPAQNHIHICLVNIGTGVPFISAIELRPLPTASYLTQMPKQSLALLLRYDVGQTANTAGYRYPNDIYDRLWYSYPRDDWAQLSTLSIINNDQNTYQLPSDVMRTAATPKDISSQFLNISWVPADRYAEYYTYIHFAEVAKLQASQIREISITINGELTSDPFVPRYLYTNTINSTLAFRGGAQSYNFSIFTSEDSFLLPILNAFEVYMVKEFLESETNQKDFDAIANIKSTYIIIKNWQGDPCAPKDYLWEGVTCSAHENESRNIKSLDLSSSGLTGLIAPSISNLTMIQTLDLSNNNLTGPIPDFLSQLPNLNVLNLENNKLTGSVPVRLSDRSKNGLLLLSLCGNPNLSGQVSCNKKKKKHNLGVLVGVPVGISIGILLVVAAAAIWWHSFKTKGEKANTRPEAQEVGHTDTKPTLLKAPSDPRRGQHFTKVEITNITSNYTSLLGEGAFGKVYRGRLENKVEVAVKVLSPRSSQGLEEFNNEVALLMSVADHKNVVSLIGYCDDVDCMALVYAFVAYGNLKQHLSAVLSPSPPASSPQSPDHRYTSSAPLLVRSQRSDSELSPSPSASLAQPPHTGATLFHTAHSQGPESDSIIRVLTWKERLGIALDAARGLNYLHSHRNMPIVHRDVKPANILLDKRLQAKIGDFGISRAFATESITHVSTLSKGTLGYLDPEYHNTKRLNKKSDVYSFGIVLLELITGRRAINTEVVQPGGPEVCIHIIEWVRNEVNNQRIESVVDPKLQGKYKMDSVRKAIQTAMACVPLTGAERPDIDVVYKDLEQCLKMESAPDPEPRTTVSDDITFPTSRCMIS, encoded by the exons ATGTGGCGGACATTGAAGCATTTCCTCCTCTTTGCAGTACTGCAGTTTGGTGGTTTTGCTCTCAATCTTATGCTCCTTGTTCATGCCCAGGATCAATCAG GCTTCATAAGTATAGATTGTGGTCTAGAGCAAAGTCCCGGCTACACAGAAAGAACTACCGGCATTTACTACATTTCAGACTCCTCTCTAACAGATACAGGAGACAGCAAGTCCATATCGCTCGATTACAGAGATCAATATACACGGCCCTTCTGGTTCCTTAGGAGCTTTCCCCaaggaaccagaaactgctaCAGCATACGCCTTACGGGCGGCGACAAATATTTGATCCGAGCAAGCTTCGTTTATGGAAATTACGATAGCCAGAAAGGTAATTTACCAGAATTTGAACTACATCTTGGAGCTACTTTGTGGGATTCAGTGGCGTTTTCGAATGCGTCCAGCATCACAATCAAGGAGCTCTTGCATACCCCTGCGCAAAACCATATACATATTTGTTTGGTCAACATCGGCACTGGGGTTCCGTTTATATCAGCAATCGAACTCAGGCCTTTACCCACTGCATCTTATCTAACACAGATGCCCAAACAGTCCTTGGCCCTTCTGTTGCGCTATGACGTTGGTCAAACAGCTAATACAGCTGGATACAG GTATCCGAACGATATTTATGATCGCCTATGGTATTCATATCCCCGCGATGATTGGGCACAATTAAGTACTCTATCCATCATAAACAACGATCAAAATACATACCAACTACCATCTGATGTCATGCGTACTGCTGCCACGCCAAAAGATATTTCGAGCCAATTCTTGAATATTTCCTGGGTGCCCGCTGATAGATATGCGGAATATTATACTTACATTCACTTTGCAGAAGTTGCAAAGCTCCAAGCCAGCCAGATCAGAGAGATCTCTATTACCATAAATGGAGAGCTCACTTCGGACCCATTTGTTCCTCGTTACTTGTACACAAATACTATTAACAGCACCCTGGCTTTCAGAGGAGGAGCACAATCCTATAATTTTTCCATCTTTACATCTGAAGACTCTTTCCTCCTACCTATCCTCAATGCGTTCGAGGTTTATATGGTAAAAGAATTCTTAGAATcagaaacaaaccaaaaagatT TTGACGCAATCGCAAACATCAAGTCAacttatataattattaagAACTGGCAAGGAGATCCGTGTGCTCCCAAGGATTACTTGTGGGAAGGTGTCACTTGTAGTGCTCATGAAAATGAGTCCCGAAATATCAAATCCTT GGATTTGTCGTCTAGTGGATTAACAGGGCTGATAGCTCCTTCTATATCCAATCTCACGATGATACAAACTTT GGATTTATCAAACAACAACTTAACAGGACCAATTCCAGACTTTTTGTCTCAATTGCCAAATTTAAATGTCCT aaacttggagaacaacAAGCTCACAGGCTCAGTTCCAGTGAGACTCAGTGACAGAAGCAAGAATGGTTTGCTACTACTAAG TTTGTGCGGAAATCCAAATCTATCCGGACAGGTTTCTTgcaataagaagaagaagaagcacaatcTCGGTGTTTTGGTAGGAGTCCCGGTTGGAATTTCAATCGGCATATTATTAGTTGTCGCAGCTGCAGCTATTTGGTGGCACTCCTTTAAAACCAAAGGAGAAAAAG CTAACACAAGGCCAGAGGCGCAAGAAGTTGGCCATACTGATACTAAGCCCACCCTTTTGAAGGCCCCTTCTGACCCCCGTCGGGGTCAACACTTCACTAAAGTTGAGATCACGAATATCACCAGTAATTATACATCACTGCTTGGAGAAGGCGCATTCGGAAAAGTCTACCGTGGCAGGCTGGAAAATAAGGTTGAAGTTGCTGTAAAAGTACTCTCGCCTAGATCAAGTCAAGGCTTAGAAGAATTTAATAACGAG GTTGCGCTTTTGATGAGTGTTGCTGATCATAAAAACGTGGTTTCCCTAATTGGGTACTGTGATGACGTTGACTGTATGGCACTTGTTTACGCGTTCGTGGCCTATGGAAATTTGAAACAGCATTTATCAGCTG TACTTTCACCTTCACCACCTGCATCAAGCCCGCAGTCACCGGACCACCGCTACACATCATCAGCTCCATTGCTTGTACGGTCCCAGCGCTCTGACTCAG AGCTCTCACCTTCGCCATCTGCATCACTTGCACAGCCGCCTCACACCGGCGCCACATTGTTTCACACAGCACATTCACAAGGCCCCGAATCAG ATAGTATTATAAGAGTTTTGACTTGGAAGGAGAGACTCGGTATTGCTCTAGATGCTGCACGAG GACTGAATTACCTGCATTCTCACCGCAATATGCCGATAGTTCACAGAGATGTAAAGCCAGCCAACATTTTGTTAGACAAAAGATTGCAAGCCAAGATAGGTGATTTTGGTATTTCTAGAGCTTTTGCAACTGAAAGTATCACTCATGTATCAACTTTGTCCAAAGGAACACTTGGATATCTCGATCCCGA ATATCACAACACAAAACGGCTCAACAAAAAGAGTGATGTATATAGCTTTGGAATTGTCTTGCTAGAGCTAATAACCGGTAGAAGAGCCATTAACACTGAAGTAGTACAACCTGGAGGACCAGAAGTATGTATACACATAATTGAATGGGTGCGTAATGAAGTTAATAACCAGCGTATCGAAAGCGTAGTGGATCCAAAATTACAGGGAAAGTACAAGATGGATTCTGTTAGGAAAGCTATACAAACTGCCATGGCTTGTGTGCCTCTAACCGGAGCCGAAAGGCCAGACATAGATGTTGTCTATAAGGATTTAGAGCAATGCTTGAAAATGGAGTCGGCTCCTGATCCTGAACCAAGGACTACAGTTAGCGATGATATTACATTTCCAACGAGCAGGTGCATGATATCATAA
- the LOC18782397 gene encoding putative leucine-rich repeat receptor-like serine/threonine-protein kinase At2g19230 isoform X1 has product MIQTLDLSNNKLKGSIPEFLSHLPKLTILKLDKNKLTGSVPKGLIQRRKDGFLSFSFCENPNQSEQVPCELKKKHRTNIHLAVYILGFFILLSTILAVLWVVFKRKRQHEIKKNFYKNEFLESQGQRFTYSEIVKITNNFASIIGRGGFGKVYLGALKNETQVAVKLLGSSRQGSNEFRNEVILLMSAHHRNLVSLIGYCDEGDTMALVYDYVANGNLEQHISSDVGKNVLTWKERLQIAVDAARGLEYLHNGCKPPIVHRDLKTSNILLNEKLQAKIADFGLSKGLATESATHVSTAAKGTFGYLDPE; this is encoded by the exons ATGATACAAACTTT GGATTTATCGAACAATAAATTAAAGGGATCAATTCCAGAATTTCTGTCTCACCTGCCAAAGTTAACCATCTT AAAGTTGGACAAAAACAAGCTCACAGGTTCTGTTCCGAAAGGACTCATTCAAAGAAGGAAGGATGGGTTTCTATCATTCAG TTTCTGCGAAAATCCAAATCAATCCGAACAAGTCCCTTGCGAACTAAAGAAGAAACACCGTACCAATATTCACCTAGCGGTGTATATCCTTGGATTCTTCATTCTCTTATCAACAATATTAGCTGTTTTATGGGTGGtctttaaaaggaaaagacaaCATG AGATAAAGAAGAATTTCtacaaaaatgaatttttggaGTCACAAGGTCAACGGTTTACATACTCAGAGATTGTGAAGATTACCAATAATTTTGCATCAATAATCGGAAGAGGCGGTTTTGGAAAAGTATACCTTGGTGCTCTGAAAAATGAGACTCAAGTTGCCGTGAAGTTACTCGGTTCATCAAGGCAAGGCTCAAATGAATTTCGAAATGAG GTTATACTTTTAATGAGTGCTCATCATAGAAACTTGGTTTCTCTCATTGGTTACTGCGATGAAGGTGACACAATGGCCCTTGTTTATGACTACGTAGCCAATGGAAACTTGGAACAACATATTTCATCTG ATGTAGGTAAAAACGTTTTGACTTGGAAAGAGAGGCTTCAAATTGCAGTAGATGCCGCACGAG GACTGGAATATTTACACAATGGTTGCAAGCCACCTATTGTGCATAGAGATCTAAAGACATCCAATATCTTATTGAATGAAAAGTTGCAAGCTAAGATAGCTGACTTTGGTCTTTCTAAAGGTCTTGCAACTGAAAGTGCCACTCATGTATCAACCGCGGCCAAAGGAACATTTGGATACCTGGATCCTGAGTAA
- the LOC18782397 gene encoding putative leucine-rich repeat receptor-like serine/threonine-protein kinase At2g19230 isoform X2: MIQTLDLSNNKLKGSIPEFLSHLPKLTILKLDKNKLTGSVPKGLIQRRKDGFLSFSFCENPNQSEQVPCELKKKHRTNIHLAVYILGFFILLSTILAVLWVVFKRKRQHEIKKNFYKNEFLESQGQRFTYSEIVKITNNFASIIGRGGFGKVYLGALKNETQVAVKLLGSSRQGSNEFRNEVILLMSAHHRNLVSLIGYCDEGDTMALVYDYVANGNLEQHISSDVGKNVLTWKERLQIAVDAAREIFLQDWNIYTMVASHLLCIEI, encoded by the exons ATGATACAAACTTT GGATTTATCGAACAATAAATTAAAGGGATCAATTCCAGAATTTCTGTCTCACCTGCCAAAGTTAACCATCTT AAAGTTGGACAAAAACAAGCTCACAGGTTCTGTTCCGAAAGGACTCATTCAAAGAAGGAAGGATGGGTTTCTATCATTCAG TTTCTGCGAAAATCCAAATCAATCCGAACAAGTCCCTTGCGAACTAAAGAAGAAACACCGTACCAATATTCACCTAGCGGTGTATATCCTTGGATTCTTCATTCTCTTATCAACAATATTAGCTGTTTTATGGGTGGtctttaaaaggaaaagacaaCATG AGATAAAGAAGAATTTCtacaaaaatgaatttttggaGTCACAAGGTCAACGGTTTACATACTCAGAGATTGTGAAGATTACCAATAATTTTGCATCAATAATCGGAAGAGGCGGTTTTGGAAAAGTATACCTTGGTGCTCTGAAAAATGAGACTCAAGTTGCCGTGAAGTTACTCGGTTCATCAAGGCAAGGCTCAAATGAATTTCGAAATGAG GTTATACTTTTAATGAGTGCTCATCATAGAAACTTGGTTTCTCTCATTGGTTACTGCGATGAAGGTGACACAATGGCCCTTGTTTATGACTACGTAGCCAATGGAAACTTGGAACAACATATTTCATCTG ATGTAGGTAAAAACGTTTTGACTTGGAAAGAGAGGCTTCAAATTGCAGTAGATGCCGCACGAG AAATATTTTTGCAGGACTGGAATATTTACACAATGGTTGCAAGCCACCTATTGTGCATAGAGATCTAA